The following DNA comes from Nocardioides panzhihuensis.
CATATGAGAGGCGTAAAGGGAACCGATGAGTGTGATGAAGCGGCTGAGCCTGGTCTTCAAGGCGAAGGCAAACAAGGCGCTCGACAAGGCCGAGGACCCACGGGAGGTGCTCGACTACAGCTACCAGAAGCAGCTTCAGATGCTGCAGCAGGTGCGTCGTGGCGTCGCGGACGTCGCGACCAGCCGCAAGCGCGTCGAGCTGCAGATCAACGGGCTCAAGCAGCAGTCCGACAAGCTCACCACGCAGGCCCAGAAGGCCATCGAGATGAACCGTGAGGATCTTGCCCGCGAGGCCCTCACGCGCAAGAGCGGCCTCACCCAGCAGATGAACGACCTCAACACCCAGCTGGGGACCCTTCAGGGCGAGGAGGAGAAGCTCACCCTCGCGCAGCAGCGGCTGCAGGCCAAGGTGGAGTCCTTCCGCACCAAGAAGGAGACCATCAAGGCGACCTACACCGCTGCCGAGGCGCAGACCCGGATCAACGAGGCGATCTCCGGCATCGGCGAGGAGATGGGCGACGTCGGCATGGCCATGCAGCGTGCCGAGGACAAGACCCTGGAGATGCAGGCTCGCGCCGGTGCCGTCGACGAGCTGCTCGCCTCCGGTGCTC
Coding sequences within:
- a CDS encoding PspA/IM30 family protein translates to MSVMKRLSLVFKAKANKALDKAEDPREVLDYSYQKQLQMLQQVRRGVADVATSRKRVELQINGLKQQSDKLTTQAQKAIEMNREDLAREALTRKSGLTQQMNDLNTQLGTLQGEEEKLTLAQQRLQAKVESFRTKKETIKATYTAAEAQTRINEAISGIGEEMGDVGMAMQRAEDKTLEMQARAGAVDELLASGALDDLTAGPTDDITRQLDALSSTNDVEAELAALKGLSSPQQTQALPSADANAPVIDVESTEKKAEQ